One segment of Streptosporangium brasiliense DNA contains the following:
- a CDS encoding Asp23/Gls24 family envelope stress response protein produces MTDVSIEDITEETDSPAETTTVRPFSLSLSTPPISSVPPLPDPEPVVEPVTEPVAVAEPVAKPVAVAEPVAAAVVKGRIKVADEVVEKVAALAALEVAGVVGLGTDLPDAVEPVRGRAGARARRGTPGVSAHVQDRTVAVDVAIIAEYGHVVMDVANEVKTNVARTVSRMLGMRVVEVNVDVEDVRLPGEDVPEAPAES; encoded by the coding sequence ATGACCGACGTCTCCATCGAGGACATCACCGAGGAGACCGACTCTCCCGCTGAGACGACCACCGTCCGCCCGTTCTCGCTGAGCCTGTCCACGCCCCCCATCTCCTCCGTCCCCCCGCTTCCCGACCCCGAGCCGGTCGTCGAGCCGGTCACTGAGCCGGTCGCCGTGGCCGAGCCGGTCGCCAAGCCGGTCGCCGTGGCCGAGCCGGTCGCCGCGGCCGTGGTCAAGGGGCGGATCAAGGTGGCCGACGAGGTCGTGGAGAAGGTCGCCGCCCTCGCCGCCCTCGAGGTGGCCGGCGTCGTCGGCCTGGGCACGGACCTGCCCGACGCGGTGGAGCCGGTGCGCGGGCGCGCCGGTGCCCGGGCCAGGCGCGGCACCCCGGGCGTGAGTGCCCATGTCCAGGACCGCACGGTCGCGGTGGACGTGGCGATCATCGCGGAGTACGGGCACGTGGTGATGGACGTGGCCAACGAGGTCAAGACCAACGTGGCCCGCACGGTCAGCCGCATGCTGGGCATGCGGGTCGTCGAGGTCAACGTCGACGTGGAGGACGTCCGCCTGCCCGGCGAGGACGTCCCGGAGGCGCCCGCCGAGTCCTGA
- a CDS encoding HIT family protein, translated as MNEEPAAQHGAGTPDAFERLWTPHRMAYIKGTNKPTGPGPGDGCPFCEIPKLSDEEGLIIARGGSVFAVLNLYPYNSGHLMVCPYRHVADYADLDDGETAELADFTKRALAALRKASGAQGFNVGMNLGGVAGAGIAAHLHQHVVPRWGGDTNFMPVVGHTKVLPQLLRDTRELLADSWPASP; from the coding sequence ATGAACGAAGAGCCAGCGGCGCAGCACGGGGCAGGGACGCCGGACGCGTTCGAAAGACTCTGGACTCCTCATCGGATGGCCTACATCAAGGGGACGAACAAGCCGACCGGCCCGGGTCCGGGCGACGGCTGCCCGTTCTGCGAGATCCCCAAGCTGAGCGACGAGGAGGGGCTGATCATCGCCCGCGGCGGCTCGGTCTTCGCGGTGCTCAACCTCTACCCGTACAACTCCGGCCACCTGATGGTCTGCCCCTACCGGCACGTCGCGGACTACGCCGACCTGGACGACGGCGAGACCGCCGAGCTCGCCGACTTCACCAAGCGGGCGCTGGCCGCCCTGCGCAAGGCCAGCGGCGCGCAGGGCTTCAACGTGGGCATGAACCTCGGCGGCGTGGCGGGCGCGGGCATCGCCGCCCACCTGCACCAGCACGTGGTGCCCCGCTGGGGCGGGGACACCAACTTCATGCCGGTGGTCGGCCACACCAAGGTGCTGCCTCAGCTGCTCCGCGACACCAGGGAGCTGCTGGCCGACTCCTGGCCCGCCTCGCCGTAG